Genomic segment of Gopherus flavomarginatus isolate rGopFla2 chromosome 2, rGopFla2.mat.asm, whole genome shotgun sequence:
attgacttcaatgggcttttgatCAGCCCCTAAATGCACAGTTGCCAGGCAGCCCTCACTGATATTAGCACAAATATCTGAAAATCCTATCCTAAACTGTTTTTCAAATTAATTAATTACCTAAGGGCCTTATATAGGCATAACTCCCTCAGAAGGGAACTTAGTTGCATAAGAATTACAGTTTCAAGCCACTTACTTAACACTGGAAGTAAATGCAACCACTAGATGTTTCCTGAAAATATCAGTGTGTGACCAACGTTGGGGTCCATTCTAATTCTGTTAAAAGAAAATTCACTCTTCACTGTACATCTGACATTGACATGTCATCCACCTATTTGAGAGAGCTCAGTTCTGCAAGTTGATGAGTGCtctggccccagttcagcaaagcactgaagtctgtgcttaactttaagtgcacGAGTAGCGCAATTGACTTGCGAGGTGAAGTCctgaatccctccactggcttccccTCTCCAGCACCTCAACTTTAAAGTTCTTTCTCTTCTCCTCTAATCCCTACATAATTCTACCTCTTCCTGATTAACCAATCCTGAGTCATTTATTaccctctctttccctctctgctcTGCCAAAGAGAACAGCCTTAACACTGCATTCATTTCTTTCTCCCATACACAACTCTGTGTGGGACACCTCATTACTGTAACCAAAAGTTCTTGAGAAAGTTAACAGACGACTGAACACAGTGAGCTTATATGGTAAAAAGACAGAAGTGAAGCTATACCCTGTTACATGGCATCTGAGATTCCCTAACTTTGTCAGATTTTACACCTTGTTTTAGTAACAATGGACACATAGATGTTCAGTTTTGGATAGTGAAATCTAGTCACCATGCATATATCAAAGCAATGCAGAAGTGAGGTGTAGCTATTTAAATAGTTCAGGAAAACCAGAGAAAGATAAGAGCATGGGCTAGGgaattaaatacaaataaatacatggTTCCTTGAATTACATTTGTTACACTTATTTTTTCTTGGCAAAGTATAAATTTCAACAAGGCTACTTATTTATGTATAGGACAAGTTAGTGCAAAAATATTTTGGGCATAATTATTTCATGCACAATTATAATTGCTAGGTGAACATACATTATAAGAGTTTGTCAGATGTTTCATCCTTTACTTGTAGCTGTGGACACCTTGATAAAGCGCATCTTATTTTACTTACATGGAAAATCTCAGCCTTGGGCTAGTGGTCATTTCTAGAAAAGTAGATTGTAGGGCAAATGTTAGAAAGGAAGAGAAGGTTAATCTGTTACATCATGCTGGATGGTCCATTAATTATGCCATGGAAACTCGGGTCTCTCTTTAAGAAAGATTTGTGTCTCCACTATTGTTATTAAAGAGATTTCTCTTTCATTTATTTAAGGGGAAAGAGGCTCCTTTTCAAAACTTTGATCCATCAATTCTTTTCCCTAAATCTCGGGACTATTGGACCTACCATGGCTCCTTCACTACACCTCCTTGTGAAGAGTGCATTACCTGGATTCTTCTGAGGGAGCCTATTGAAGTCAGCCCAGACCAGGTAAACTTCAGCCAGACATTAACTTCCCTATTGTCATGGTTCTTTCACAATTTGAGATGATTTATTTACATGCCATTCTGACCTTACTCTTTCAATAAGGAAAactcccattggagtcagtgggaaaTTTCATGAATAAAGATTGAGTTAGAACAGAGTGAAAGCTGAATTTCAGGATTAGGCCCTTCTATTAGAAACTACTCAGTTGGCTTCATTAGGAACACCATTGGCACTCTGAATCGAGCTGCATAGAACTCCAGCTTTCCTTGGGCCTGCCACCACATATAGCCACCCAACTCATGAGCCCCACTTCCcagtccagtggtccccaacctttttcatctggtgggcgccagacgaTGAGCCACAGAGGACCGTGGCGGCAGATGAgtatccgccgaaatgccgccaacgAGTGGCAATGTCTATAGGCGTTGTTGCTGACAAGCACCCCATTTGGCGGCGTTTCGGCGGCGAGGCCTCTGGATAATGCTGTTTGTTgtcggcattttggcggatgcttgtctgccagcCAGTATGCGGGCACACTCAGAAGCCCTgacgggcaccatggtgcccatgggcactgCGTTGGagacaaggccggctccaggctacagctcgccaagcgtgtgcttggggcggcatgcctcggggggcgctctgccggttgctgggagggctgcAAGCGGCTCctgtggatctcccgcaggcgtgcctgcggagggtctgctggtcctgcggctccagtggagcatccgcaggcacgcctgtgggaggtccaccggagccgtgtgatcagcggaccctccgcagccgtgtctgcgggagatccacaggagccacgggaccagcgagcggcagagcaccccctgtggcgtgccgccatgcttggggctgcgaaatgactagagctggccctggttggaGACCCCTGTCCCAGTCTCTATATAATTCTAGTGCCAGCAGGTAGCGGCAGAGACTGAAATCCCTAGCTATCTTCTTCATTTGGAAAATTGTTGGTTCCTCTTCTTGGCTTCCTATGCCGTGTCCATGGGAGAAATCAAGTCACCAGACTTGGAGTTTCATAAGTCAGTGAAGTTGtaacaggctggagcctgggggcGCTCgcgggggaggcagggggtgacTATGAACTGAATGTGAGAGTTTTGGGCTATATGGAGGGGACTGATTGTAGGCAGGGTACAGTGGATTGAAAGAGAAAAGGGTATTCTCACCACATCGGCCAAGGAGGAGTAGTagctctccctttcctctctgTCTGCTCTTTCCTTACTTTAACCCCTGATTGTAGTAAATGGAGCTGGATGTGACTCacatacatagggtgaccagatagcaagtgtgaaaaatcgggacgggggtggtgggtaataggagcctatataggaaaaagccccaaatatcaggactgtccctataaaatcaggacatctggtcaccctacacacgtTACTTCACATAGGAAATTGCAAAACCTAAAGCCTGCACTGCTCATACAACAAGCTTATCAAAATTTAAGCAACTAATCTAGATACTTTTGCAGTGTGATAAATCAGAATATTTGGTGCATGTAACAAAAGTTATAGTTATGTATGTTTAAACCATTTAAATTCTAAAGGGTTCTTCCGttaaagctggttggaaaaaatGCAAAGAAACTTTTTATTGGAATTTGCTATTTTGTTGAAATCTAAACAAATGGCAGAGATAGTTTAATTTTGATGCAGTTTTGACAGAACCCAGGCAGGGTTCCAATGGAATCCTGCCTGTCTCACAGGTTTCAAACCCTGCTTGGTTTTCAGCCAGGTTGCCTGCCTGGCTTCTTGGCAACCTGACTGGTCACGTGCTGAAGAGCCCAGTTCCTCAGCAGCCTGCCTAGAGGGCTGACTGGGAACTGAGAGCCTGGGATAATGGGAGACCTGGCTAGCAGGTTTACAGCTCCTCAAAAGCCCATGGTCCCCTGCTCCAAGACAGCCCAACAAATATATCACCTCAGGATCTGTGGCCCCGGGGCAGCATCCCAAAGGGACTGCCCCAAGCCCATGCTCCATTCCCTTTCtcagaatttttaaatgtttggtttTCCTTTCTGAACTAAACCACATTTCAAAAACTTGCATTAATTTCTATGTAAAAGGTACATTTCTGGAAATTTTCTTGGCTAAATTCTAGTAGACAGAAATGGTAACTTTGGGTGACCTTCATTTCTCTGAGTTGAAGGCTTCATACCCAAGATGATGGTCTTTGAggagaaataaatatatttgtacatttccacccccacttccccagcactTAAATGGTAGAAATCTTATAAAAATTACCATGATCCTTTTGGTGATCTCACGTGTAAAGATCAGTTTTCTAATCTAGGATTGTTCCTATACTCAGCAGTCCACAATGTATGAGTGTCCCAGATTTCAAGACTCTAACTCACTAGGAAAATGAAAATCAGGAGTCAGTGAGTGACATATTACACAGGTATGCATTAGATTATACatatgtatttacatatgtaaaaCTTCTCATTCTAGAATCTCAAGGTGCTTTTGTTATATGATACAAATAAGTCAGtgttatatggtaaaaataagccTTTGACACTGCATATAGATTCTAGTTGGCATTAGCATATCACACAACAATTTAATTTCCAAATTCTGACCTGATACTTTTGTGGCTGCTTATTATATGAAAAATGGACTAAGCGGAGTATAGTGAGATCACTAGAACTGAGGGCTGACTTGAACCTTACTCCCAAAGGTTAAAGCTAACACAAGCTTCTGCATGACTATATTTACATAGCTCATCGCTGCATTTACATAGCTCATTCAAATACAGAGCTGGTCTGGAGGTCACTTCCCTATTTTTCCCTATTTACACCAAAATATAAAGGTATTAGATATTTGAAAGCTTCTCCTTGCATGCAAAATGCAGATTGGCTCTGGTCAGCTTTCCTGGCTCAACAACGCAAGTCTGGTTAGAGCCTCATTACTGACTCTGCTATTACATTACAGGGGATCATGTTCAGGTGTATTTGGAACTCTGATGAAGGCATAGCTATTAGTGAACAGCTCTGTGTTGCATCAGCAATAAAAATATCAacttcctcttcttcccccacttTAAGGGTTGAGCTTAGTGTGAAATTCATTTAGAATGTAACCTCTACGTGCTGAATCATTGATCCACCTCCATCTGATGAGTTTCTGATCACTGCTATATTCAGACAGTGCTCTTCCTTCTAAATGCTGCCAGTAGCAGGTTTTAGGCAAGACATTAATTGTTCTCCCAGTAGCCAGCAGGGCCTGTGTGTAACCTGCAAGGGAGCACCTCGATCGGTTCCTCCGGAGAGCCTGATCATTTCAAAAAGTGGGTAATCAGTACTTGTAGCTGGTGCTTTGTTGTTTATTTGGGGTTATGCTGCTTTATGGACAGAATTATTAGCAGTGATATTTGTAGTAGTGCCAaggagccccaggcatggaccaaggccccactgtgctgggaGCAGCACGAACACTGAACAAAattacaggccctgccccaaggagctgacaATGTAAGTGACCATCACCTGAGAGAAGTTCACAGGATCACACCCTTAAAGATCTCTAATCCTAGACACCTGCTAACATTCAGACTTGCTGACAGTAATTGTCGTAAGTGCTAATTCCTTTGCCAAAGAGGGCAAGATTGTTCTCCTTCTGTATGGCTGGGACACTGAGGGCTGAATTGTCCAGTGTGCAACTGGTGCACCTGGAAAGATATGCTCGCCCCGTACTCATTAGGCTCTGAGCCATTACCCAGTTCACGCTTTGTTACTATCCTATTTCTACAACTCCCTTGGTGTGCATGGAACTTTACAGCAAATGCATATACAAACACTCATTGGTGCACTCCAATGTGCGGGGGATACAGCAGGAGTGGGTTCCTTTGGAAGTAAGGCCCTTTGTGTGCAGAGCCAGAGAATGTTATCAGGTCCTGAAGAGTACTTGGAAAATGCTGCTTGTGGCATCACACAAAGAGAGGCTAACcctggatttttaattttttcagcaAAAGAGAAACAAATTGAAAGTCCTGCATCTAACCCATCCAAAGCATTGCAGGAGGCAGCATCCTACTTAATAATATTGCTGTCACTAGTACTGGGTCTTCCTACTATACCACAGCAGGATATAGTCTGTGCCTCAGCTTGCTACTGAAGCAAAGGACTTGTTGGAAAATCCAGCCCCAAGGGTTTATCACAAAGGACCATATCCTGACACCTCCCCCACAACCTCTGGGAACTCTATTGCTAGGACAAAATGATGCAGTTCTTGTGctgaaagggaggggagaggatttaAGGCCTCTGCATAAGTGTCCACACCCATTGCATGTCACAGAACTCTGTAAACCAGTGCTCCCTGTACCCCATCACATTGAGCCTGGGGGCAAGACTGAGCTGGAGAAAGCAGGAGTGGAACTGGATCTATCCACAGTATCTGTCTGTCCATCTATCTCCTATCGCTATTTATAGAGTGTTGCTGTGTTATCTAGGCAATAGATCCCCAGGCCATTTTATCCCATAGATGGTAGCACACTGGCCACAAGGGTTACTGCAGCCACTGTGGCTCTGTGGGTTTAAGGGAAACATTTCTTCTCCCCCAGCCCTAGTGAGAGCCTCAGTGCATTACCCGATCACTCCAGTGATGTTCTAGCTAAAGCACTGTCATCAAAGGTCATAATTCACCAGTGCAATTTCAAACTGAGCTTTTCATTTTGGTACAGCTGCTCACTGTGTATTTCCCTTTTATACTGCAGCAGGCAGATTTCCCATGGAATGGAAAACACATGCCTCTGTTCTCTAAAATAGAATTACATTCCTTCATTGGAACAAAACCGTGGTAAAGCACTCTTGCTTTTTCACCAACCTAACAAGATAGCTGTACATTCTGAACACAGGATACAGTGAGCCATGAGGTCCGTGATGGATTTGTTATTTGTGTTTCAGATTAAAAATCCAGCTGACGAACTTTTCACtgccttttgaaaatattaactaAGTACTCTGCAGGCAAGCTGTCACCATGATTTCTGTCATCCTCTATATGCTGACCCTCCCTCTCTGATCATGAAGGGTAATTTCCATTGCCATTCCACAGCACAAGGGGCACACAAGGGCTGCCTATCCCTTGCGCATCATAGAACTCCTCAGTGCAAGGATGTGAGGAGATGGGTCATGAAGAAGCCAGGCATGTTCAGAGGATCCACTGCTATAGAGATTTACTGTGTAAGGATCCCTAGAGGCTATTCCAGCCATTAGGCTGCAGTAGTCTCCATGCAGTTGCTCCTGTGACTTTGTAGAGACATTCCCGCCCAACACCCAGTGGTTGGCCCAGCTAGTTGGTCTAGGCTTTACGTCCTGGATTTGCCCCTAAGTGAATTCTATATTGACATTTTAATTTTGCTTCCTTGCAGATGGCAAAGCTCCGTAGCCTTTCCATCAATGCTGAGACAGAACCTGCTCGCCCCATGGTGGATAACTGGCGCCCTCCTCAGCCTCTGAAGGGAAGGGTGGTGAAAGCTTCTTTCCAATAAAATCTGTACTAAAATCGGGTGTCTTCAAGTGAGGAAATTCCTACATCCCAAAGCCTAGTTAGCTTTGTGCTCTCTACTGCTCTTCCTCTGGAGGCAGATCTGTGTTTCTGATTCTGAAATGCTGAGTAGTGAAATGTCGTGGATCAATTAATCTAATGCTGAGAGGTCAAAAATTACTCGAGGCAAACTCTAACCTTAACATGAAAATGTGGAATCTGTGTTTGGATCTCAATAACAACCATGTTAGCTTTAGCAGCAGTATTTTTATGGATATTTCTaagggaaaaaaatgtataaTTACTAATGGCTAGAAAAGGCATTTTCCCACTATCCTTATGTTCTTCAGTGCTCACCTTTTTCAAGACCATAGAGGTTTCCAACTAAAAGAAACAATGTCATCTGAATTTAAAATGGGCaatatgggtcaaattctgttaTTGATTGTACTAATGTAATGTTCCAGTGGGAACTCCTGTGTGTAACTGGGGGCAGAGTTTTGGCCTTTGTATTCAGCTAGATAATTAAAGCAAGTTAAAATTTTAACAAACTGAAAGGTTAACATTGTatagttttattttgaaaattgaaATCAAGATGTTTGGTCAAACTAAGAGTATAGAATTTATAGGCCTTCTTGATGGATGAAGGTGGATAGATTCTGTAGAAATCCCTTTAGCATCCTAAGAGTTATTTCACTTCCATTTTTAATACTATAACATTTTCCTTACATGTCTTAaggccaaattttgccctcatGCACATATGTATTTGATCCTGAGGTCACTGACATTTGTGTGCAAGTACCCGAGACCAGAATTTAATTTACTATTAAAAGCAATTGACTGCTATGTTCTCTTCCTTTGCTGTTGAACATATCTTATGGttgcaaaagcaatgaaacaggACTGCATGACTGCACTTGAAGTAACAGCACCACTTCTGTCTTAGGACAACCAACACTAATAAATACTCTTAAATAAGAAATGctggttttggttttatttctaATGTTGGGTGACAGGGAAAATAACAGACACAAATGTAACAGGAAGACTTGTCAATGACTTCCATAATACATCTGTTATGAGTTCACCTGAGCCAGTGGAGCATCTCACAAACAAACTCCTTGTAATTTTACATCAGTCAAACTGATATTCAACTCAAGGTGGCCACTTGGGCTTTACATTCcacaaagtaaacaaaaacaGCCTTTGGCTGAACAAACTGGCTTTTGGAGTTAAGATAGGAAAGATACTTCCTCCAGCTTCAGACAGAATTGCCTCTTGGATGAAGTAGCCAGGCCAGTTTACAGTGCCATCAGGCCTGATTGGCTTTTGTCCTCTTCCAGTCCTTCCAGCTAATGGAGGATCAGTTCTCAATGGTTCCCTCCATGGCTGATGCTGTAAGGCATCACTAAGCAGTTCCTGCAGGTCTAACTTCTCTGCCATTATTTTCCTCGAAAGGATACTTTCTTCTTTGGGCAGGGCCTCCAGCAGACGGTAGCAAAAGCCGTTAGAAATGGATGAAGACTGTAGTACCCAACCCACTTAGCTATTTGCTTGAACTTGAAGATAGTCATTTTTTTTGTGACTCCTGATAGCATCTTAAAGATGTGGTACTATCACCCATTGGCACTTGTCCCCCACTGATATCATTTGGGGGCCTCTGCTTCCAAGAAAATCCTCATTCCTAATAACATTTACTTCTCATTTGGACATGTACTACACTTGATCCTACCTAACCATATATTCAGAAGTATTCTGCTTGAACTTTTCTGAACTGATCTGGATCATTTCTAATAACGCCATTGTACGTGAACTCTAGCTTCCTTCAAGGAAACGCAATTGGGTCACTTTGAAATTTCCTCTTAGCCATTACTTTGCCTCTGTACTTTGCAACAGACAAACCTGAAAGTTTAAGAATGGAATTAGCAGCTTCACTGCCCTGAGGACATAAAATGATATTCAGTAGTCCTGTGAGGTGAAAGTCAAGTCAGGTAATAGATTCCAATGAGCCTGAAGAAAAGCTGGTTGTTTTGTGCTAATTAAGTCTCTTGGAACCAATAAGTCCAGAACTTCCATCACTAGTGCTAATGCAAAATATCTTTTTCTGTCCTCATACCCCATACCTGAAGGGGTAATAGAATAATGCAGGATATATTTTCACATTGTTAGCATCTATTTAGATGCACTATTATACATCTGTGTAGTTGTGCAATTCAATATAACAAGCAAACATTCAATAAGGTTAGAGTGGAACAAGCCAGCATGAGCCAAGAAAGTCTCATAAGAATAACATGAATCTGTCTTTATTTAATAAGTGATATTGTGAAGAAAGGATCATTTTGGGCAGAATAGGTCAATTTGGCAGTGACCTTAATGTCAGGGTCCAAagaaagttggggtaccagcagtTGGCTGAAGTGTTCACTCCAGTGCACTATGCACTTTACTTCTATATTGATTATCTGACCAGAACTGGAGTAGACCATTCTCTGTGAATGACCTTTCTCATCGGCAGTGAGGCTGTGTGAATGTTTATATAAGTAGAGTATGTCATTCCCGGGAGAAGCTTCCTCAAGTGTGATGGCTTTGGCTTCCATTGCAGCTCTGCAGTGGGCATGTATTGCAATATTATGAGCAACATAATCTCTCAAATGAGCCATGCAACCCTCCTTCCCTTCTTGTATCCCAAGCACCCAACCACTTTGACAATTCTAGCATTTTGATTCAACTGAATTTGGCTCAGTCATGCATTTCTCTGTGACTTCCTGAATGCTGTCACATAACTTGTACACACTGTTCAGTGGATCTCTGAATACACTTAATGTTTATTCATTTGCTGAAAGTAACACCCATAACTCAGTAAGATTGTACTTCCCGCCTTTACATGCAGTGGCCTGTGGGGAAGGGGATCAAAACTGAAACTCTTAACCCCTATCAATAAAAAACATTAACCCATCACTGTATAAGGCCAGTATGTTTTCTGTTGCAAAGGCAGAAATGCCAAATAAACATACGCTTTCAGTGGTCTATACAAGGACGCCGAATAGCCAGCTATGCTGATATTCAATTAAAAGATGGATCTGTGGTGCACAGTGCATTCTCTTGTATTTTGACACTCAAATGTAGAGGAACAGCTGTACCCTTGTCAAGTTCACTTGCATTTTGGTAAGAAAAGACTGAGGATATTCAGTTTCAGTTCAAatgaagcaattttttttcagagtGTTTGGTTCAGCCatcaaactaaaaaaataaattattagctCAACTCTAGTTTAGATCCCTCCCATGCACCCTCTTCTTCTGCACTCCAAATCCTCAGAGCCAGAGCGCTGGGATTAAATACAACTAACATACAGTTGGCCCTGTAAAAAAATGAACTGTGGGAAGCCACTTTTATGTGCCATTTGGTTGAATTTCACCCTCAGTGCCTGTATTTTTCAGCATTCAGGGAACATAGCAAAGTTGGTCACTAGTTTTGATATTAGCAATGTCTGATCTTATTGAATTTTGAAGTTCATGGACATGAAAAACTGTGTTCAAAGAGTAGCTATCAATGGTTTTCCATCAGACTGGGAGGATGTAACTTGTGGGGTCCTGCCAGGGTGTACTCCAGATTTGATGCTACTCAGTACTTTTATTAATGGCTTGGATGATGGcgtacagagtacacttataaaatgtgtggatgataacaagctgggagggatttcaaggacagaattagaattcaaaatgacggTGATAAATTGGAAACTTAGTCTGAAAACATGATAAACTTGGTAAaacagaattggtctgaattcagtaagatgaaattcaataaagataagtgcaaggTTCCATGCTTAGGAAGGAAAAGCAAAtgcagaaattaaaaaacaagGAACAATGGCTGTGCACTCAAAGACTTTGGGGTTATAGTGGGTCACAAGTTGAAAATGAGTCAAAAATGTGATGTGCttgcaaaaaagactaatataattctggagtgtattaaaaGGAGCGTTGTATGTAAGACCTGGGTAGTAATTGTCCCAGTATACTTCACACtagtgaggcttcagctggagtcctgtgttcAGCTATGGGTATCTGCAACAGGGTTCACAACCGGCCCCTCTGCCTGGGTCCCACTTGCTGCCCCAATAATgctcagagaggcttcagggTTGTATAACACCTGTGTCTTTATTTACATaaggttctcccaccaccagtgtctGTCTATATACAAGCCTTACAGGATTAGTCACCTCCTTTACAGGCAAAGTCAGCCTTCAGCTAGGAGGCCTCCAGTTCCCtccctgactgactgactgactaacTAACCTCTCCCTGAATGCCCCCTGCCTTCTGGCCCCCTCCCAGCCTTGATAGCCCTTGGCTTGTCAGGCCATCAAGCCTTTTCCATCAGCCCCAATCTGCTTCCCCTGATTGGAGCTGACTGAGCAGGGGCCagttaggtgcttttgcaccagcaccctgctacagttgCACAGTTTTAGAAAGATGTGA
This window contains:
- the LOC127045230 gene encoding carbonic anhydrase 3-like isoform X8, translating into MVRGGPLQGTYRLRQFHFHWGSSDDHGSEHVVDGVKYAAELHLVHWNPKYSNFAEALKQPDGVAVVGIFLKVGKTPKPEMKRILEVIDNIKTKGKEAPFQNFDPSILFPKSRDYWTYHGSFTTPPCEECITWILLREPIEVSPDQMAKLRSLSINAETEPARPMVDNWRPPQPLKGRVVKASFQ